From one Rhodamnia argentea isolate NSW1041297 chromosome 1, ASM2092103v1, whole genome shotgun sequence genomic stretch:
- the LOC115729168 gene encoding DNA-3-methyladenine glycosylase 1 yields MRKSIKIPPQSQSAPPPTAAVAPSKIQFRPRKIRKLINPPLDPLKPSPPSPLTIAPRILKPLSSDGEIELALCHLRRSDPLLSALIDSLQPPTFASSARPFLALARSIIYQQLATKAAQTIYARFLALFAGGDDGVSPDSLLALSPEQLRQAGVSGRKAGYLHDLAENYRSGALSDESILEMEEEALLSALTRVKGIGVWSVHMFMMFSLHRPDVLPVGDLGVRKGVQAMHKLKALPKPLQMEGLCEKWRPYRSVGSWYMWRLMESKAAAAKAMPASARRPASAQS; encoded by the coding sequence ATgagaaaatccatcaaaatccCACCTCAATCCCAATCTGCCCCTccgcccaccgccgccgtcgcccCCTCCAAGATCCAATTCCGACCCCGCAAGATCCGGAAGCTCATCAACCCCCCGCTCGACCCCCTAAAACCATCACCGCCTTCCCCTCTCACCATTGCTCCCCGAATCCTCAAACCCCTGTCTTCCGACGGCGAGATCGAGCTCGCCCTCTGCCACCTCCGCCGCTCCGACCCTTTGCTCTCCGCCCTCATCGACTCCCTCCAGCCTCCCACCTTCGCCTCCTCCGCCCGCCCTTTCCTCGCCCTCGCCAGAAGCATCATCTACCAGCAGCTAGCTACCAAGGCCGCCCAGACCATTTACGCGCGCTTCCTCGCGCTCTTCGCCGGCGGTGATGACGGCGTCTCGCCCGACTCGCTCCTCGCGCTCTCGCCCGAGCAGTTGCGGCAGGCTGGGGTCTCCGGCCGCAAGGCCGGGTATCTCCACGACCTCGCCGAGAATTACAGGAGCGGCGCGCTGTCCGACGAATCGATTCTCGAAATGGAAGAAGAGGCGCTCTTGAGCGCGTTGACCAGGGTCAAGGGAATCGGGGTCTGGTCTGTTCACATGTTCATGATGTTTTCGCTCCACAGGCCTGACGTTCTGCCCGTGGGTGATCTCGGAGTGAGGAAGGGCGTGCAGGCGATGCACAAGCTCAAGGCGCTGCCTAAGCCGTTGCAGATGGAGGGGCTCTGCGAGAAGTGGAGGCCGTACAGGTCCGTCGGGTCTTGGTACATGTGGAGGCTCATGGAGTCTAAGGCCGCAGCCGCAAAGGCAATGCCGGCTTCGGCACGCCGGCCTGCTTCGGCGCAGAGTTGA
- the LOC115729165 gene encoding sugar transporter ERD6-like 6 — protein sequence MSYREDSEDSGSGRDIRKPLLNTGNWYRMSSRQSTTANLGSSAQIIRDGSVSVILCVLIVALGPIQFGFTCGYSSPTEEDIISDLSLSLSEFSVFGSLANVGAMIGAIASGQIAEYIGRKGSLMIAAIPNVIGWLIISFSKDASFLYLGRLLEGFGVGVISYTVPVYIAEISPQDMRGSLGSVNQLSVTIGIMLAYVLGMFFNWRVLAILGALPCLILIPGLFFIPESPRWLAKMGLTDEFEASLQVLRGFDADISFEVNEIKKSVASPSKRSTITFADLKRKRYWFPLMVGIGLLVLQQLTGINGVLFYSTKIFESAGISSSNAATVGLGAIQVVATGVAVWLMDRAGRRLLLIISSSGMAISLLIVSVAFYLEDTVSEDSRVYSMLGIMSVVGLVVLIISYSLGVGAIPWLIMSEILPPNIKGLAGSIATLANWFFSWAITMSENLLLNWSTGGTFTIFTVTTALTVAFVTFFVPETKGRTLEEIQSSFR from the exons atgagttACAGGGAAGATAGCGAGGATAGCGGGAGCGGGAGAGACATTCGGAAGCCGTTGCTCAACACTGGGAACTGGTACAGGATGAGCTCGCGGCAGTCCACGACGGCGAACTTGGGCTCGTCGGCGCAGATCATTCGCGACGGCTCCGTTTCCGTCATTCTCTGCGTCCTCATCGTCGCGTTGGGCCCTATTCAGTTTGGGTTCACG TGTGGGTACTCGTCCCCGACAGAGGAAGACATCATCAGCGACCTAAGTCTCTCGCTTTCAGAG TTCTCTGTGTTTGGTTCCTTGGCTAATGTTGGTGCTATGATTGGGGCGATTGCAAGCGGCCAGATTGCAGAGTATATCGGCCGAAAAGGG TCGCTGATGATTGCTGCAATCCCCAATGTGATTGGATGGCTCATCATCTCTTTTTCGAAA GATGCTTCATTTTTATACCTGGGAAGGTTGTTGGAGGGATTTGGCGTGGGCGTCATATCCTATACG GTGCCTGTATATATTGCCGAGATATCACCTCAAGACATGAGAGGAAGTCTTGGATCTGTGAATCAG CTCTCGGTCACTATTGGAATTATGCTGGCTTATGTGTTGGGAATGTTTTTCAACTGGAGAGTGCTGGCAATTTTAG GAGCTTTGCCTTGCTTGATTTTGATCCCTGGCTTATTTTTCATACCAGAGTCTCCTAGGTGGCTG GCCAAAATGGGGTTGACAGATGAATTTGAAGCCTCTTTACAAGTTTTACGGGGTTTCGATGCTGATATTTCCTTTGAAGTGAACGAAATTAAG AAATCTGTTGCATCGCCAAGCAAAAGAAGCACAATCACGTTTGCTGATCTTAAGAGGAAGAGATATTGGTTTCCTCTAATG GTTGGAATTGGATTGCTTGTGCTTCAGCAACTCACAGGCATCAATGGTGTCTTATTCTATTCCACCAAGATTTTTGAGAGTGCTG GAATTTCATCAAGCAATGCTGCAACAGTTGGCCTCGGGGCAATCCAG GTTGTTGCCACTGGAGTAGCTGTGTGGCTGATGGACAGGGCCGGTCGCAGGCTGCTGCTTATT ATTTCGTCTTCTGGGATGGCTATTAGCCTTCTTATCGTTTCAGTTGCCTTCTATCTAGAG GATACTGTGTCGGAAGATTCCCGTGTGTATAGCATGTTGGGAATAATGTCAGTGGTTGGGCTTGTG GTTCTTATAATTTCATACTCCCTAGGGGTGGGAGCAATTCCTTGGCTTATAATGTCTGAG ATACTTCCCCCGAACATTAAGGGTCTCGCCGGGAGCATAGCAACATTAGCAAATTGGTTCTTTTCCTGGGCAATCACGATGAGTGAAAATTTGCTGTTGAATTGGAGCACTGGAG GGACTTTCACTATCTTTACCGTGACGACTGCTCTGACGGTTGCTTTCGTGACGTTTTTCGTCCCCGAGACTAAGGGAAGAACGCTGGAAGAGATTCAGTCCTCGTTTAGATGA
- the LOC115729166 gene encoding monoacylglycerol lipase ABHD6-like has product MVNFVEMQKPLMHGLMKRAGILPHTVEIEPGTAMNFWVPRETIKKPDKKAKGKGETRETVLVGPTKPAVVLIHGFAAEGIVTWQFQVGALTKKYAVYIPDLIFFGESVTDKSDRSPAFQAECVVKGLRKLGVKTCTVAGFSYGGMVTFKMAEMFPEMVRALVISGSILAMTDSISGETLQRLGFSSSSELLLPTSVKGLRALQSVAMHRKIWFPDRFHKDYLEVMFTNRKERAELLEALVISNKDASIPNFSQRIHLLWGEKDQIFKLELAQNMKEQLGENATAEGIKKAGHLAHLERPCVYNRCLKRFLASVHQSEADK; this is encoded by the exons atggtgaACTTCGTAGAGATGCAGAAACCGCTCATGCATGGCCTCATGAAGAGGGCCGGGATCCTCCCCCACACGGTGGAAATCGAGCCCGGCACCGCCATGAACTTCTGGGTGCCGCGCGAGACCATCAAGAAGCCCGACAAGAAGGCTAAGGGCAAGGGCGAAACAAGAGAAACAGTCCTTGTTGGCCCCACGAAGCCCGCGGTCGTCCTCATCCACGGCTTCGCCGCCGAGGGCATCGTGACATGGCAGTTCCAGGTCGGCGCGTTGACGAAGAAGTACGCCGTTTACATCCCCGACCTCATATTCTTCGGCGAGTCGGTCACCGACAAGAGCGACCGGTCGCCGGCATTCCAG GCTGAGTGTGTGGTGAAGGGGCTGAGGAAGCTCGGCGTCAAGACATGCACAGTGGCGGGGTTTAGCTACGGCGGGATGGTCACGTTCAAGATGGCGGAGATGTTCCCGGAGATGGTCCGAGCCTTGGTGATATCGGGGTCGATACTGGCCATGACGGATTCGATCAGCGGCGAGACGCTGCAAAGGCTCGGGTTCTCTTCTTCGTCTGAGCTCCTGTTGCCAACGTCCGTTAAGGGCCTGAGGGCGCTTCAGTCGGTCGCCATGCACCGGAAGATTTGGTTCCCTGACCGGTTTCACAAGGACTACCTCGAG GTGATGTTTACAAACAGGAAAGAGAGAGCCGAGCTGTTGGAAGCTCTTGTCATCAGCAACAAGGACGCTTCCATTCCTAACTTCTCCCAG AGGATACATCTCCTCTGGGGTGAAAAAGATCAGATCTTTAAGCTGGAGCTGGCTCAGAACATGAAAGA ACAGCTAGGAGAGAATGCAACCGCGGAGGGCATCAAGAAGGCGGGACACTTGGCTCACCTTGAGAGGCCCTGCGTGTACAACCGGTGCTTGAAGCGGTTCCTTGCCTCAGTCCATCAAAGCGAAGCCGACAAATGA